In the genome of Variovorax sp. PAMC26660, the window CGAACTTGATCCGCATGTCGATGATCGGCACGATGATCCCGCGCAGGTTCACCACGCCCTTGATGTACTCGGGCGCGTTCGCGATGCGCGTCACCGCGTCGTAGCCGCGCAGCTCCTGCACCTTCTGGATGTCGATGCCGTATTCCTCTTCGCCCAGCTTGAAGGTCACAACCTCCAGCTTGGGGCCGTTGGCCGCCGGGGACGGCGCCGAGGCGGCTTGTTTCAATGGATCTTTTGCGTTCGTCAGCATCTCTTCTCCTCCGGTTTAAAACTCGTTCCGACCGCTGGCGCCATCGCCGGCCTCGGCCCTGAAAACCCGCACGGCACTGACCAGGCCGTCGGCTTGTTCCTGCAGCGATTGCGCGGTGGCGGAAGCTTGTTCCACCAGTGCGGCGTTCTGCTGCGTGACCTGGTCCATCTGCGCGATGGCCTGGTTGATCTGTTCGATGCCGGAGGTCTGCTCCTGGCTCGCGGTCGTGATCTCGCCCATGATGTCGGTCACGCGCTTCACGCTGCCCACGATGTCCTGCATCGTCCTGCCAGCCTCTGCGACCTGCTTGCTGCCCGCCGCGACCTTCTCCACCGAGTCGCCGATGAGCGTCTTGATTTCCTTGGCGGCCGATGCCGAGCGCTGCGCGAGGTTGCGCACCTCGGAGGCCACCACCGCGAAGCCCTTGCCCTGCTCGCCCGCGCGTGCGGCCTCGACAGCCGCATTCAGCGCAAGGATGTTGGTCTGGAAGGCAATGCCGTCGATCACGCCGATGATGTCGACGATCTTTTTGGACGACGCATCGATCGAGCCCATGGTGTCGACCACTTGCGACACGACGGTGCCGCCCTTCACCGCGACTTCGGAGGCCGACATGGCCAACTGGTTGGCCTGCCGTGCGTTGTCCGCGTTCTGCTTGACGGTGCTGGTTAGCTCCTCCATCGACGCTGCCGTCTGTTCCAGCGAACTGGCCTGCTGCTCGGTGCGCGAAGAAAGATCCTGGTTGCCCGAGGCGATCTGGCTCGACGCCGACATCACGCCGGCCACATTGGTGCCCACATCCGCCACGATCGCGAAGAGGTTCGCGCTCATCT includes:
- a CDS encoding PAS domain-containing methyl-accepting chemotaxis protein; its protein translation is MRVNLPITDIEYELSQGEALVSRTDLKGRITYVNPAFVEASGYAVGELMGKAHNIVRHPDVPPEAFADLWQTLGQGLPWTGLIKNRRKNGDFYWVLANVTPISRNGRVQGYMSVRSRPARAEVAQADALYRRMREGGAKGIEILQGEVVQRGWTNPLARLRRIPVRGRVFGATAVAALLSLGFGAMGWMEASRLAAASGAQSWLPGVVAVGSVGAALAWLGLGQFLGRTVFRPLDEAVEVARAIAGGDLARFEVRPGDEITGLLRALNQMSANLFAIVADVGTNVAGVMSASSQIASGNQDLSSRTEQQASSLEQTAASMEELTSTVKQNADNARQANQLAMSASEVAVKGGTVVSQVVDTMGSIDASSKKIVDIIGVIDGIAFQTNILALNAAVEAARAGEQGKGFAVVASEVRNLAQRSASAAKEIKTLIGDSVEKVAAGSKQVAEAGRTMQDIVGSVKRVTDIMGEITTASQEQTSGIEQINQAIAQMDQVTQQNAALVEQASATAQSLQEQADGLVSAVRVFRAEAGDGASGRNEF